CGCATCCACTCGGCTCTACACCCAGTTCCGAGCGCAGCGAGACCAAGCATTCCCGTTCACGGCCCGGCTCGCGTCCGAGCGGCCGCCGCGTCCGCGACGAAGTCGCCAGCGGCGGCCGCTCGGACGCGAGCCATCAAGGGGCCGTGAACACGCCGCGCCGCAGGCGCGGCAATTCAACACAGTAGGATTGCCAGGTGTCTCCGGCCGATCGTGCGAACAGTCGACGCCGCCAGCCTCGGCGCCGCGGTTCGGCCGCCAATGCCGCGAAGTCGCGGATGCGAACGGTCCGCGAGACCTCGGCGGGCGGACTCGTCGTCGACGGCTTGGACGGTCCTCGGGAAAAGCGCAGCGCGGCCCTGATCGGGCGCACCGACCGCCGCGGACGGTTACTGTGGTCGCTGCCCAAGGGGCATATCGAAGAAGGCGAGACCGCCGAGCAGACCGCGATCCGCGAGGTCGCCGAGGAGACCGGCATCAACGGTGTCGTAGTCGCCGAACTCGGCAGCATCGATTACTGGTTCGTTACCGACGGCCGGCGGGTACACAAAACGGTGCATCATTATCTGCTGCGATCGGTCGGTGGTGAACTGTCCGACGCCGACGTGGAGGTAACTCAGGTCGCGTGGGTTCCGTTGAGCGAGTTGAATTCTCGGCTGGCCTACGCCGACGAACGGCGACTGGCCGAGATGGCGAATAAACTGATCGACCGGATGGAGACCGGCAAGCGATGACGCGTGGACTGTTCCGGATCTTCGTGGCGGTCCTGACCATCCTCGGCCCGATGACGACGCTACCGCTGCTGATTTCCCCGGCAGCCGAGGCGCAGCCCACCGGGTCCGGGTCCTCCTCGAACCCGAAATTCCTCAAGCTGTCCCTGGATTCGGTGTCGCCGACCGCGGTGACCACAACCAGCGATCCGCTGCTCACCGTTTCGGGCACGGTCACGAATATCGGCGACCGCGTGGTGGACGACGTCAGCATCCGTATCCAGCGGGCGGCGGCCATTACCGCACCGAGCGGGCTGCGGGCGACGCTGCGCCTCGACCAGATCAACTACGACGTGACCGGCAGCTTCGAGGATGTCGCGCAGCGGCTGAATCCGGGCCAGCGCATGCAGTTCACGCTGAGCATTCCGTTGCGCTCCGAGAGCGGCTTGCCGTCGCTGAGCATCACTACCCCGGGCGTCTACCCACTGTTGCTGAATGTGAACGGCGAACCGGCGTACGGCACACAGGCCAGGCTCGACGACGCCAGGTTCCTGCTTCCGGTGGTCGGCGTGCCGCCCGCGGCGGGCGAAGACTCGTCGGGTGCGGCCGCCGAGCCGGTATCCGCGCCTACCGGCGCCCCGGTGGCAACGACGTTGCTGTGGCCACTGGCTGACCGCCCGAGGCAGGTCGCGGGCCGTCCGGGCAGTGTCGACGGCAAGGTGGAACTTACCGACGACGAACTGGCCGCCTCGCTCGGTAAAGGTGGCCGCCTCGATCAGCTGCTGGCCGCGCTGGAGGGGATGCTCAGCGCCGATGGCGGCCGGGACCGCGCCCTGGCCTCGGCGGTATGCCTCGCCATCGACCCTGACCTGCTCCTGACGGTACGCGCGATGACCAGGGGCTATCGCGTGCTGGCCAGTCCGTCCGACCCCGACGGCGCGACCAGGGCGGGCGCAGGCGCCGAACAGGCGCAGGCCTGGCTGGATCGGCTGCGCGCGCTGGCCGGGTCGATGTGCACGGTGGCGCTGCCGTTCGCACAGGTCGATCTCGCGGCGCTGGCCGCGGTGAACGATCCGGCACTGTCCGCGCGCGCGATCAACGAACCCGCCGACATCGTCGACTCGATTCTGACCACCCGCTCGGTGCGCGGGGTCAGCCTGCCGGATTCCGGCAGCATCGATGACGGCGCCGGACTCCTGTTGCGGAGCCACGGTTTCGGGACCGCTGTGCTCGCCGACACTGCGACCGTTCCGGAGGGCACCGCGGACTCGGCACAGTTGACCGAAAGCAGCCAGCCCACCGGCAATTCGAACTCACCTATCCAGACTGCGGACCCCGCGGGGCCGGAAGTCGTTCGGATGCCCGAGATCACCGCGATCCAGCCGTCCAACCCACCCGAGGCCGTGCCGCCGGTCAACGGCGCCGCGACGCCTTCGCCCAGTCCTGCGGCCGATCCTGCGATGCACACCGCGACCTTCGATATCTGGTCCGCGACGGCGCTCGCCGCGGTCGGCTCCAATCCGCCGACGCCGTCGTTCACCCCGTCCCGGGTCCGCTACGACGTCACCAACGATTCGCGTGCCGCGCGGCTGCAGGACGCGCTGGGGGCGGTGTCCTGGAGCGCACTCAACCCGGAGGCGAACGGCCCGCGCTCGCTGTTGCTCGTCCCACCGCAGCAGTGGGGTGCGAACCGGGACGAGGCGACCGCGCTGCTGCGTCAGGTCGACCTGCTGTTGCGCGCCAACCTCGCCACCGCTCGCCCGTTCCCCGACCTGGTGACGCTGCCGCCGGACCCGCAGCCCTACGAGCTGAACTACCTTGCGCAGGCCGCGCAGGACGCGGTGCCGGGCCGGTTCGTGCTTCCGGTGCGCGATCAGGGCCGTCGGATCACCGAGATGATGCGTGCGCTGGTCGACGTGCCAGAGGCCGAGCCGACCTCGCACGATTTCCTCACCCCGTTGCGAGACGACCTGATCCGCGTACTGAGCCTGTCGGATCGGCGCGCGGGCGACGCCGCGCAACCGGACACGTTCGCCCAGCGAAGGCTGGACCAGACCACCCGGACGATGGACAGCCTCTACCGTTCGGTCACCGTGCTCCCGCCGGGCGGGGTATATACGCTCGCGTCCGAGCAGAGCCCGTTGCTGCTGGTCGCGCGCAATGACCTGCCGGTTGCCATCCGGGTCCGGTTCCGGATCGGGGCCCCGTCGGAGACGAAGATCACGGATCCCGGCGAGCAGCAGCTCCCGGCGAAAGGGACGCGCTCGTTCCAGGTTCCGACCGAGGTCAGTGACAGTCGCAACTTGGTCATTCCCATCTCGCTGACCACGCCCGACGGGATCCCGCTCGGTAATCCCACGCAAGTCTCGGTGCGTTCGAACGCCTACGGCCAGGCTTTGGCGATAATTACCGCATGCGCGGGACTCCTGCTGTTCTTCCTGGCCGGCCGCCGTTTGTGGCGTCGGTTCCACGGGCAGCCCGATCCGGCGGACGAGGGCTTCGACCCCAGCACTCGGCGGCGGGTCAACCGCTACCGGCGCGCACGGAGACGGGTTCTTCGAGAGCAGGAGCAGCACCAGGAGGCCCGGTGAGCGGGCCCGCACCGACGGGCCCTCGCAAACCGCCTTTCACCTGCGTTGATGTGGTCTGCCGCAGTGTCGTATGGCACGGTGGAGGACAATCACAGTGTTCCCGTGCCGATACGGACCGGAGGGCGGCGATGGGCAGAGCGTTCACCGGTCACGGTGTCGGCGAGACGCGGCTCACCGCACCGACGGGGATGCGGATATCCCGGCGGGTACAGGAGGCATGATGAGCGACGATGACATATCGGCTCATCGGCCCATACCAGCAGATCGGCGTGACGGGCCATCCCCGCGCCGGGCGCCGGTCGCGCCATGGGAACGCCGCCCGCCTCTGCCTCAGGCCGAGTCCGAGGATCCGGACGTGAACGTCGGCCCGTACAGCGGTCAGATGCCGAGGGTGCCGCAGATCAGTCATCCTTCGGCCCCACCGCAGCAGCCGAGGCCGGGCCAGCGCATCCCGCCGCCACCGCAGCAGCAACCGAGACCCCAGCGGCCGCCGCTGCCGCCCCAGCGTCCCGGTCCCGTACAGCACCCCGGCCAGCGGCAGTACCCGCCGGGACCCCCTGGCCCCGCACAGCCGCGCTCGGTGCCGCCCCGTCCAGGGCCGGGACAGCCCGGTGCACTACCCATAGGACCACGGCCCGCGCAATCCGGCCCGCCCCCCGCCGCCGGGCCGCGGCCGGGCCCATCCCCGGCGCCCCCACGTCCGGGGCAGTCAGGTCCGATTCCGGCGACTCCGCGTCCGCCGCAGTCGGGCCCGATTCCAGCGGCCCCGCGTCCGCCGCACTCGGGCCCGATTCCGGCCACCGCGCCGGAGTCCGGCCGCGTGCCGCCGCCACGGTATGCCTCTCCGCAGCCGTACCCTCCGCCGCAGCGTCCGCCCGCTCCGGTCCGACGCGAGCCCGCCTCGCCGCACCGCCCCCGGACCCAGGAGTGGCCCGCTGCCACCGAGACCGCGGAGAAGCCCGCCGAGCCGAAGCAGACTTCGAGTTCCCGACTGCTCAGTGACTCCGGATCGATCGCCTTCGCGACGCTGATCAGCCGCATCACCGGGTTCGGTAAGCAGCTGCTGCTGCTGACTGTGCTCGGCCCAGCCATCGCGAGTGCGTTCACCGTTGCCAGCCAGATCCCGAACATGATCGCCGAGCTGGTGCTGGGCGCGGTGCTCACCGCGATCGTCGTGCCGACCCTGGTGCGGGCCGAGCAGGAGGACCCCGATCGCGGGGAGGCCTTCGTCCGGCGCCTGGTGACCGCCGCCTTCGTGGTCCTTGCCACGGCGGCGCTGTTGGCGACCGCGGCGGCACCGCTGCTGACCACGCACGTCTTCCTCTCCGACGACGGCAAGGTGAACACCGGCCTGACCACGGCGCTGGCTTTCCTGCTGCTACCCGCGATCCTGTTCTACGGAATGTCGGCGCTGCTCACGGCTATCCTGAACACACGGCAGATGTTCAAGCCCGGCGCGTGGGCTCCGGTGCTGAACAATCTGGTCGTCCTGACCGTGCTCGGCATGTATGTGCTGATGCCCGGCGAGATCACGCTGGACCCGGTCCGGATGAGCGACCCGAAGCTGCTGGTGCTCGGCGTGGGCGTCACGGTCGGTGTGGTGGTGCAGGCGGTCAGTCTGGTGCCGGCGATCCGCAGGGCAGGCATCGACCTGCGCCCGTTGTGGGGTATCGACGCGCGGCTCAAACAGTTCGGCGGCATGGGCGCTGCCATCATCCTGTATGTCCTGATCAGCCAGTCGGGTTTCATCTTCGCCACCCGCATCTCCTCGCATGCCGATGCGGCGGGTCCGGCGATCTACAACAACGCATGGCTGCTGCTGCAACTGCCCTACGGCGTACTCGGCGTCACGGTGCTCACGGCGATCATGCCGCGGCTGAGCCGCAACGCCGCGGCCGACGACACGCCCGCGGTGGTCGACGACCTCTCTGCCGCGACGCGATTGACCATGATCGCGCTGGTCCCGGTAGTCACGTTCCTCACGCTGGCCGGTCCGCAGGTCGGCCAGGCACTGTACGGGTACGGCAATTTCGGCGGCTCGGATGCCGCGCGTCTCGGGCTCGCGGTCAGCTGGTCGGCGTTCGCGCTGATTCCGTATTCACTCGTGCTCATCCACCTGCGCGTGTTCTATGCCAGGGAGCAGGCGTGGATTCCGACCTGGATCATCCTGGGCATCACCGCCGCGAAGATCGTCTTCTCCGCGCTTGCCCCCGTCGTCACCGATGCCGAGCATGTGGTGATCGCGCTGGGTGTCGCGAACGGCCTCGGCTTCGCGGTCGGCGCAGTGGTCGGCGGCTATCTGTTGCACCGCAGTCTGGGCGATCTCAGGATGGCCAACGTCGGCCGCACGGTGACACGTGTCGTACTCGCGTCACTCGCGGGCGGGGCGGTGATGTGGATAATCGACCGGGTACTCGGCCTGGATCGGCTGACCGAGTCCTTCGGTGGCCCCGGTTCGCTGGTCCGGGTGGCGATCACCGCGATAGTCATGTTGGCGGTGGCCTTCGGCCTCATGCGACTCGCCGGTATTCCAGAAATCGTCGCCATCACCGTGGCCATCTCGCGGCGCCTCGGCTGGACCCCGCCCGCACCGGATCTCGATCTGGAGAGCCCGGTCGAAGATCCCTATGTCACACAGGTGCTCCGCAGGCCCGACCCGTATCTGGCCTACCCGCGCTTCGACGCGTACATGGACGCCCAGACCATGGTGCTGCCAGTGATCAGAGCCGACGCCGTTGACATCACCGGTGTGGGCGAGTTCCCGTACCCTGTTCGGCAGAGAAGCACAAGTGGCGAATTCGCCGAAACCGCGACATATCAGGGCGAAGGAGGACCGAGGGTGAGCGACGACGCGGTGGGCGGCGTCCCAGCCGCCGATTCTTCTGCGACCACGGCCGGCGGACTGTATACGGATGTTCCGCCGACCGCGGGGGAGCCGTTGGATCCCGCGTACGCGAACAAGGCGCCGGGGACGACTCCGCCGAATCAGGACGCGGCGAGACCCCAGGACGGCCATATGCCGCCCCGCGATCCGATGTACGACACCGGGATGATCCCGATCGGGTCGCCGGAAATGCCGCCGATGGGTGGTGAAAACCTGGGCGCACGGCGAATTCCGCGCGGCCCCAAGCTGATTCCTGGCGCCTCGGTGGCCGGTGGCCGTTACCGGCTGCTGGCCGGCCACGGCGGCGCACGCGGCCTGCGGTTCTGGCAGGCGCTCGATATCAAGCTCGACCGCGAGGTCGCG
The DNA window shown above is from Nocardia sp. NBC_01730 and carries:
- a CDS encoding NUDIX hydrolase; amino-acid sequence: MSPADRANSRRRQPRRRGSAANAAKSRMRTVRETSAGGLVVDGLDGPREKRSAALIGRTDRRGRLLWSLPKGHIEEGETAEQTAIREVAEETGINGVVVAELGSIDYWFVTDGRRVHKTVHHYLLRSVGGELSDADVEVTQVAWVPLSELNSRLAYADERRLAEMANKLIDRMETGKR
- a CDS encoding DUF6049 family protein, with the translated sequence MTRGLFRIFVAVLTILGPMTTLPLLISPAAEAQPTGSGSSSNPKFLKLSLDSVSPTAVTTTSDPLLTVSGTVTNIGDRVVDDVSIRIQRAAAITAPSGLRATLRLDQINYDVTGSFEDVAQRLNPGQRMQFTLSIPLRSESGLPSLSITTPGVYPLLLNVNGEPAYGTQARLDDARFLLPVVGVPPAAGEDSSGAAAEPVSAPTGAPVATTLLWPLADRPRQVAGRPGSVDGKVELTDDELAASLGKGGRLDQLLAALEGMLSADGGRDRALASAVCLAIDPDLLLTVRAMTRGYRVLASPSDPDGATRAGAGAEQAQAWLDRLRALAGSMCTVALPFAQVDLAALAAVNDPALSARAINEPADIVDSILTTRSVRGVSLPDSGSIDDGAGLLLRSHGFGTAVLADTATVPEGTADSAQLTESSQPTGNSNSPIQTADPAGPEVVRMPEITAIQPSNPPEAVPPVNGAATPSPSPAADPAMHTATFDIWSATALAAVGSNPPTPSFTPSRVRYDVTNDSRAARLQDALGAVSWSALNPEANGPRSLLLVPPQQWGANRDEATALLRQVDLLLRANLATARPFPDLVTLPPDPQPYELNYLAQAAQDAVPGRFVLPVRDQGRRITEMMRALVDVPEAEPTSHDFLTPLRDDLIRVLSLSDRRAGDAAQPDTFAQRRLDQTTRTMDSLYRSVTVLPPGGVYTLASEQSPLLLVARNDLPVAIRVRFRIGAPSETKITDPGEQQLPAKGTRSFQVPTEVSDSRNLVIPISLTTPDGIPLGNPTQVSVRSNAYGQALAIITACAGLLLFFLAGRRLWRRFHGQPDPADEGFDPSTRRRVNRYRRARRRVLREQEQHQEAR
- a CDS encoding murein biosynthesis integral membrane protein MurJ, whose product is MSDDDISAHRPIPADRRDGPSPRRAPVAPWERRPPLPQAESEDPDVNVGPYSGQMPRVPQISHPSAPPQQPRPGQRIPPPPQQQPRPQRPPLPPQRPGPVQHPGQRQYPPGPPGPAQPRSVPPRPGPGQPGALPIGPRPAQSGPPPAAGPRPGPSPAPPRPGQSGPIPATPRPPQSGPIPAAPRPPHSGPIPATAPESGRVPPPRYASPQPYPPPQRPPAPVRREPASPHRPRTQEWPAATETAEKPAEPKQTSSSRLLSDSGSIAFATLISRITGFGKQLLLLTVLGPAIASAFTVASQIPNMIAELVLGAVLTAIVVPTLVRAEQEDPDRGEAFVRRLVTAAFVVLATAALLATAAAPLLTTHVFLSDDGKVNTGLTTALAFLLLPAILFYGMSALLTAILNTRQMFKPGAWAPVLNNLVVLTVLGMYVLMPGEITLDPVRMSDPKLLVLGVGVTVGVVVQAVSLVPAIRRAGIDLRPLWGIDARLKQFGGMGAAIILYVLISQSGFIFATRISSHADAAGPAIYNNAWLLLQLPYGVLGVTVLTAIMPRLSRNAAADDTPAVVDDLSAATRLTMIALVPVVTFLTLAGPQVGQALYGYGNFGGSDAARLGLAVSWSAFALIPYSLVLIHLRVFYAREQAWIPTWIILGITAAKIVFSALAPVVTDAEHVVIALGVANGLGFAVGAVVGGYLLHRSLGDLRMANVGRTVTRVVLASLAGGAVMWIIDRVLGLDRLTESFGGPGSLVRVAITAIVMLAVAFGLMRLAGIPEIVAITVAISRRLGWTPPAPDLDLESPVEDPYVTQVLRRPDPYLAYPRFDAYMDAQTMVLPVIRADAVDITGVGEFPYPVRQRSTSGEFAETATYQGEGGPRVSDDAVGGVPAADSSATTAGGLYTDVPPTAGEPLDPAYANKAPGTTPPNQDAARPQDGHMPPRDPMYDTGMIPIGSPEMPPMGGENLGARRIPRGPKLIPGASVAGGRYRLLAGHGGARGLRFWQALDIKLDREVALTFVDADQKATDNSGHDGPQAILSRTLRLGRINSPGLARVLDVVRGSSGGIVVAEWTPGRSLREMAETVPSPIGAARAIRALASAAELAHRGGGSLSIDHPDRVRISASGDAVLAFPGTLSDSDAQSDVRGLGAMLYALITARWPIRFGGVSGTTATIGGLHLADLGPDGTPVEPRQIRPEVPFEISAVAVRSLESNKGVRTAATVQHVLEQASVVDQKTDFIPVLRLGQRAPARTDDSLADPELLAAERERSQRMMWIMVGLGILAALVVGIVIWWMVSVFAPGASDAPLNEQRNIGLTTNSQPSPTPAAAGPNIASNGVPVPVTGVSVFSPEGTPDGVGHVQAVLDNDPGTEWRTDQYFQQFPALKKGVGLLATLPSPTKLTNVSINSPSSGTSVEIRTSPTGSPTLDQTQLIGSARLGDGVTDIPVHADQAARYVLVWITGLGNSGGQFQTAVTDIRFDAAP